Genomic segment of Oncorhynchus tshawytscha isolate Ot180627B linkage group LG28, Otsh_v2.0, whole genome shotgun sequence:
ataacaagcgacaacggtaagagacttgtttctggaaaggtggatttttaaaagtagaagctcgaattgtttgggcacaaaccttgatagtatgacagaactctgcaggctatctctgcagtagattgcaactccaccccctttggcagttctatattgtcggaaaatgttatagttagggatggaaaatTCTGGATTTTTTGGTGGCCTtcttaagccaggattcagacacggctaggacatcagggttggcggagtgtgataaagcagtgaataaaacaaactgcCCGTCCAagtgttggacgggcaaggaggcatggctgagtcaaataggaatcctgacttaatgaagggGTGATTAAAAGGCCATCTGCTTCTTGTCAGtaataaccagatcatcaacattaaggaacatgggcagctgtgaggaggagggtttattctccaggtctttaaccgttttccagaacttcttgtgtttagacccacagagagaactggccttccagatagcctgagtacacttatttctcatttgcctgaacgatagccagtcagcctgagtatgcgtgtgccaagcctttcgccaaatgcaattcttaaggtggagtaactctgcaagatcacggtcgaaccaggggcagaacctgtttttaattctcattttctttatgggggagTGTTTGTTGACAATACCACTCtatcttcgacagaggggatcaagctgattctataccattttaccgaggtcagttcatgaaggaaggcttgctcattagtTTTTTAACAAGAGTCTATttcaaatcaggacaggtcgtttcactgaacAGCCATTATGAACataggctgtaaaacagtgatcactaaggtcattacagataacacagactgatacctatcagggttatttgtgaggataacatcgaggagagtagcctttctgggtgtttggagtcataccttgtgggattggtaataattagtacttggtcaggtggtttaagcatatccccgtttaggtcacctagcaggacaaattcagacttagtctaaggggccaggagagagcttagggcatttagggtacaggccggtgctgatggaggacaatagcacccagcaacagtcaacaaagaactatttgaaagtttaatgcttaaaaccagcagatcaaattgtttggggtcagacttggtggagacaaccgaggttataaccagaaaggttaacaacactcttccttaaccaagTCTCAGTAAGCCGGTAATTAAATTCACGGTGTAAGCCGGTAATTAGATGACTTATGACATTATAAAAAGGGGGAAATCATTTAATGAGAATTAACTTTAATGTATGAACAAATCTTTATTATACTGGATGGTGGTGggttaaataaatgtatgtaTTCATTGATGTGAAAAGGTCTTTTAACATATAGTTAGTTTTCCTTCTGGGAGGTCAGAGATAGTGTCAAAGATCAGGAGTTTAAAGCTATACAGCATTTATTTAAATAGGTCATAGcagaaaatatatacatattagatgaATTTAGTTTTtatgtgttcattaaccaattcaatttaaAATACTTTGtccgtttctaagaatttgtaagatccttatttgcataaaatggacagagaccagtcaaCCGAAATTAGCCAATAGCATTTATTCTCGAGAGCGCTGGTCATAATGCCATGTACATTGGTTAATATACCTCACATTTCATCATAGTTTTTAGATGTCCCTCCTCTTCTCCGACAAAGCAGCTTCAAAAGTCCATTCCAACCCACTAACGCACACACTATATCTGGATAATCTCCTGAAGTCTCACCAGTTTAttaccacttagctgacagttccagtcccccccaGATACGGAAAACCCAGAGGAGCTCTCGCTGTCTTATTTTATGTCCACAGAGTTATAGCTGGgtcggttcaaacataggttaatgattctctttgcttactttagacacacacatacattccttcATCCACAATGGTTACCATTTCCAATGACCCTTTGTCCATGCTACATAACCTCTAATCCTAATGGTTAAGTTTCTGGGTAGAATTATTTAATCATTTATCTTCAACCTTGATAAAATATCTTAACAATACAGTACATGAAAAAGTAGAAAATTGTAACTTCTATTTTTGATACTTGATCCCTGAGCTGTCCCCAAGTTGAAGAAGTTTGGGACAATTACAgcatgactttaaaaaaaataagagcGTCTTACAGATGAAAGTGCATATATTTTCATACTTCATAATGCTCCCccatgggaatagaacccacaaccctggcattgcaagtgtcatgctctaccaactgagccacacaggacgtAACTAGCCTGCTTTACAGAAACATTACAAATACATAGTAAAATATCTATCACCATAACATATATATCACCATCTTAGTAATGAGCTGTGATAACAGCCAGACAACGATCAGGACACATGGAAATGTCTCTAACAAGCCCTTCATTTCCTCAGTATTCTTTACTGTATTGTGTGTCAGTCCATGTTAGCGTTGAGCGTCTCCTCTTGTAGTCAGGTACCTCTGGTAACTTGATCCCAGGCAGAGGTAATGCATAATTATAAACTCTGTGTTTTCTTCAGTTGGCACGTAAAACGCTTGGAAATTGACAATCGGATAAGAGTGTTTCAAAGTACCTACTTAAGACCCTGTACTAGTTGTCAGCTGGGTCTGTGTTGAATTCCAATTAGGTTATTTGAATCTGTGACAGGTCTGAATCTGAGAGAATGGAAGAAAGATTTGTTAGTGGGCTACTATAGCACTAATATAAGAACTAGGCCTGTCAATCAATAAAAAATGTTTGTTGATTATTCATTTATATTTGTAACTATTATGATTGGCAGCATGGGAAAAACATCtacattagaaaacacttttcaTGCAAAGATGTGCTGTATTTAATTATGCCTCACTATGTTCCCATCCAACAATTTATATGCAAGTAAAGAACCTGTCAGATAAAAAGTTCAAGACGGCCCTGATGGAAAACAGCAATTGTCACTATATATTTGCAGTGACGCGATGCTTtgttgtggtcctcccactatgacttggAAAAGCATGAAGGGTTAaataggctacagattaaattaattaagatgaacttcacaggatggtgaaagtgcacggcGATGAGCTTAATGGTCATTTCCAATAGGTTAAATAtcaataattattatttgtaGGCAATGCTGTTGGATGGGAACATAGTGAGGCATAATTAAATAGCACATCTTTGCAtgaaaagtgttttctaatgtaGATGTTTGTCCCATGCTGACATGATAGTCGGTGCTTGGCTGCTAATTgataaataaaaatgatttttttttcccccaatttcgtggtatccaattggtagtagttacaatcttgtctcatcgctgcaactcccatacggactctggagaggcgaagttcgagagccatgcgtcctccgaaacataacccaacctgcttcttgacacaatgcacatccaacccggaagccagccgcaccaatgtgtcggaggaaacaccgtacacctggcgacctggtcagcgtgcactgcgcccggcccactaCAGGAGTTcctagtgtgcgatgagacaaggatataatgcaatggaaacacattgaacttcgTTTTATTTGGGATATGGAAAGACATGATGCAAAATTCTTTATATGTGCAGTGCATCATTACCCACTGCTTTTTTATCTACAAgacaatttgatggaaacacacctCCGCTGGTAAAATGTACATATCTTTTTTATTCAAGTAAAAGATAATTCACCTAAATCTTTCAACAAGTGGATGGAAACCTTGCTAGTGCTGTAAAACTCACCAGAGCTTCCACAACTTCCATAGGCTTCATCTAAAATGAAAAGCAAAGGCAGAAATCAATATTAGTAGTATAGaacagtagtattatagtagtatagtgtaCTGAGTGTACTGTACTGAAGGAAAATCATGGGCTTAACATGCTGACTAGAACGCCATTGCgagcatgttgattttgtccaacCACACCAGACGTGATCAGTAGgtagaaatatcaaaacaaactctgaaccaactatattaatttggggacaggtcgaaaaagcatgaaacatttatggcaatttagctagctagctttctgttgctagctaatttgtcctgggatacaaacattgggttgttattttacctgaaatgcacaaggtcctctactccgacaattaaacCACAGATAAAAAGGTAAAccgagtttgtttctagtaacctctcctccttcaggctttttcttcttcttgatatggcagttggcaaccaactttaaggtgcattaccaccaccaactggactggagtgtggacctcagttcaactttcaatcacccacgtgggtatatgctcctaaaaaccaatgaggagatgggagaggcgggacttgcagcgtgttaagcgtcacaaatagaaccaagttctattttagcgcctggctccGCACGCAGACATAACGTAGACGTTACGCAGACACGCGTGAGCAGTGTggatgcaatgattgaataacatgcgTGCACATTTATTTTGCGGTGTGGTCAGTATGTTAGCGCTTAATAAAGCAATTTTTTGTTTAGACGCAAACGTTGCGTAATGCGTCCAAGAGCCCCATAGCAGAATACTGTACGCTGACGTCAGGACCTTGACAAAATTAACAGTGAGTGAAACACACATGACTTATGGCTATAGCTATTTTCAACATGTATATTATTATTCTGGCTTTATTTAGCTCTATTTTTGAGAATTAGATAACTTTCATTACTGGCCAGGAAGTTATGATCTCACCGTTTTCACCTTCATCATCGGGTGCATTTGAAAGAACTTCTCTCTCAGTGGACAGATCGACTACAGTAGCcaagaaaataaaacattttatgcCATTATTCTTTTTCGGATAGTCAAGACATGATGCATCAGGGGAATAGACACATCCATTTAATTTTCATCACTTGTTAAAGAGTTGTTGATCACTTTCAAATTGAATACTGCGCATGAACAGAATACTTACCAGAAGTGGCATCACCTCCTTGATCTAAAATAATCAATACATGAAGACATTAAAACACAATGATTATCGTGCACCAGCATCAAATATAAAAACAGAGGTCCTGGAAAAGACCAATCCTGAGAATGAAACTCACCAATCAAACTCCCTCCATCTTGAACTCCCAGGGCAGCATTCTCTCCAGGATTAGCTGGGGAAAATCCTTTCACATTAGTCTAGAACCTAAGTTCTATGTACAGTATCATACAATGTTTGGTTCCACTTGGAGAAGAGTCTGTATGGCTCTGATCAAGCCAGTGTTTTAACACTTCTAACAAAATGTGAGTCTAAATAAAGAGAATAAGTCATTAACCAGCATGGTTAGTACCTTGGTTAATATAATGCACTGTATTCATTGGTTGAGCACCCTTGTCTCTGTTTAAGTTGGGCTGACATTAATTTGGTTTAATAGACTTTACTCACCAGCCAAATGTTTATTAGGCTCAGATCTACATCTGTTTTTGAAAAACAGTAGGAAAAGCAACACTATGCATAGTCCAATGTAAATTTGAATATTTGATCCCTCTTGTTTTTTCACCTCTGTAAACACACAAGAGCACACAGTAGTCATTCCATTTCTTTCTGCATAGTTGTTATACAAGTGTACGAAGTGCAATAATCTTTTAATGGTGTCCACATTAATTTTTCCAACATATAAACATTCTACATATACAAATTCTGACCTTAAAGAgaccatttttttttacatcaatgtGTCCATGCTTTGAAGTCATTGAATTGAAGAAAGAATTTTACCCCAAGTGTAATTCCGGGGTTTAGGGAAGCTTTTATGATTGACATCACATCGATAAACGACAGACTCGGAGGTGTCGATCCTCACCGTCTTCCTCAGCTGGTAGGTGTGGTCTTCGTTAGGTCTGACTCCTGATGAATGGACACCCTCCATCTCTGTTAGGAGGATGTTGTCCCTAAACAGGTTCATCTCAATGGGTGACGACTTTGGATAGGATCCGGTAATTAAACAAGTCAGGTTGATCAACCCAGGTTTCAAAGAGCCACCAGGGACAGTGTAGACCTTTGGAGCAGCTAAAACATTGTAGAGACATAGGAATACATAGTTACTTCCACAACATAAATATGAGACCTGGAAAAATAGGTGATAAGAGACACTGATTGAAATTGGGAGAAGTAATAAGAATGTGTTCCATACGGGTGGGGATTACATGCCAGTAAAACTGTTGTGAAAGATCTGGAACAGCTAATAAAATTTGACATTTGTAAAACCACTGTGCAACCAATAGTAACACTCACATGAGTTTGTGCGCTCTAATAATCGGAAACGATCAAGTGCCACTGGACAGTCCACATTCACAAAGTTGGTTAAGTGGTCTTTCATGCTTTGCGTGTTCCATTTGTGTACGATATCATGAATATCATGAGCATATTCATCTTTTGGGATCCATATACTTGAGTTATCACTGAGGAACAGCACTGTGTTTCCATCATAGGCAAACTCAGCAAAGCCAACGACTTTCTCTGTTTTTTTGCTTTCAATGATGGTTATATCCACAGTACAACCAAGTTTCATCTGCACAATATCCCCACCTAATACGACAAAGATAAAAAGGATTAACACGCATATAGTGTACTGAACTAAAACTACGCTGACAAAGCAGAGATGGTCAACTATGACATAATAAATGCAACTCACTTAAGGGATGTTTTACAAAGTGCCTCCTCAGGTCTACAGCACTGGATAAAAAGTACGTATTAACTTCCTGTCGAGCTGAAAGAATTTCTTGCCAGTCATTATATCCAAAGCTTGTATTTTCTTCATTCCAGCTTTTTTTGGGTACAGGGGACTTGAGGGCACTGCTGTAGAAGTCCACCAGTTCTCCATCCAACAACCCAGCGACTTCAAAGTGGGAGGAATTGAAGCGTGTGTACATGTACTCAAGTACATGTTTGACTGTGAGCAGGTGATGTTAAGAGAAAAACTGTTAGAACTTCTGATGAACTTAAACTGCATATTTTATTTAAACAACAAAATGATAGAATATgctacatgtaggcctaaatcatatTTACATTAACAGGATATGGCCATATCAGAAATACATTTATGAATGCAAGACTATAAGAGCAATGCTTTTCAAAATCTGTCTTAAGACATACAGTAAATGCACTCTTCTAATTCTAAACATTTCGAGAATCCGTGGATATAAACGTGAGAGTATATACGTGAAATAAAATCGTTTTTACATGGATGTTTTGCTTAAAGcgacaatatgtaactttttgggcaatcCGACCAAATTCATATAGAAATATGTGTTATTGATCTGTCATTCAAACTGAAATGAGTTAAGTTGCCATTGTTTTATAGCCTGAATGACATGCATAACTAGTATTTTTCTAATTTTTTAGTAGAGTACATATATATAGAATCTATTCCATATGTAATTTTATGTTTAAGATATTAtgtaccctattccttatttgAACTATAATACAACGAACATAAGTTTAAAATGTTTTGTTAAAATGTTAAGACTAGCAGAACAGCCCCATTACTTGCTTTCACTTTCAAAAACGCTTTTTCAAATGATAACTTACCCGTAGGTCCTACATCATTTTGCGAAATAAACGAACAAAGAAGCAGTCCAATAAATACATATTGGATAGGGTTCATCATTTTGAGGGATACTGATGGTAGATTCTGGCATTAAACTCATTCATCGTCCTAGCGATTAGGAGCTTCACTGCAATTGTAAttgcccctcccaaaatatattttttcctgtGAGTTTGAGCCAATTACTTGTCAAATAATATTACAGTCACTTGTTGGTAGGTGAATATCCTTATGATAGTTTATTTATCACAAAGGAATAGCCAGTCGAGACgaaggttccccaactggcgggtTGCGGGCCGAATTTAACTGAGAGATGcatgatcgtatacaaatgtaagcaaggttttaaattattatgttttataaACGGAAAGACAGCCATAAACCATAAAAAAACATGAGGCTGTCTCGGAATAATGCTTCTACATTAGAAGGTTGTGGAGGATATTGCGAAACAGTATCTTCCTGTGGCTACATAACGAGACAATgtcaatcccccccaaaaaaatatttcaCAACGTATTTGTTGTATTTGTTGTCTGTTCTTAACATATGGGTATGATGGACATTTTCATATCAGTAAATGTAGAGAGGTAATGTAGACTATTTTCAGAATGTAAATTTGCTATAGAAATATCAACCCAACAACTAATCCAACTCTTaatcttagggctgcaatcccgttaacaggatcgatttgacaacagccagtgaaagtgcagggcgccaaattcaaaacaacagaaatctcataattaaaattcctcaaacatacatgtatcttataccgttttaaaggtaatattgttgttaatcccaccacagtatcCAAAAAttctgccatttttccagccaaagagaggagtcacaaaaagcaccaTCAGAGataaaaattaatcactaacctttgatgatcttcatcagatgacctcatgtaacacaatacatgtatgttttgtttgataaagttcatatttatattttttttaaatctcagtatacattggcgcgttacgttcactagttccaaaaacatccggtgatattgcagagagccacattattttacagaaatactcattataaatgttgataaatacaattgttagacatggaaatatagatatacctctttgcttaatgcaaccgctgtgtcagatttcaaaaaaactttacggaaaaggcaaaccatacaataatctgagacggcaatTACAAATACAATTAtgcgccatgttggagtcaacagaaatcagaaatcacattataaatattaccttACCTTTGACGATATTCATTAATgcaatgcactcccaggaatcctagttccacaataaatgcttgatttgttcgataatgtccattatttatgtccaagtagctacttttgttagcgtgtttagtacacaaatccaaacgctcgtacAGGTCcatccgaacgtcggacgaaaacttcaaaaagttatattacaggtcgaagaaacttgtcaaactaagtatagaatcaatctataggatgttgttatcataaatcttcaataaagttccaaccagagaattcctatgtctgtagagaagccatggaacgcaggttgctatcatgtgaaatgcgcctgaccaggacctggctctctgccagaccactggccctctgccatatgagttttgttatactcacagacatcattcaaacatttttagaaactttagagtgttttctatccaatactaataataataagcatatattagcaactgggactgaggagcagggcgtttactctgggcacctttcatccaagctactcaatactgcccctgcagccataagaagtatTAAGACCGCAATATTTGGAGAGACGATTCTCAGCCTCCAAAAAGCGCACGTAAAAGCTCAGGCACTCGGAATGATATTCTGACACTGTTGAATAGTTCACTGCCTGTAAATACACTGTATCAGCCAGAACAACTTTAACATCTTC
This window contains:
- the LOC112244620 gene encoding class I histocompatibility antigen, F10 alpha chain isoform X1, producing MMNPIQYVFIGLLLCSFISQNDVGPTVKHVLEYMYTRFNSSHFEVAGLLDGELVDFYSSALKSPVPKKSWNEENTSFGYNDWQEILSARQEVNTYFLSSAVDLRRHFVKHPLSGDIVQMKLGCTVDITIIESKKTEKVVGFAEFAYDGNTVLFLSDNSSIWIPKDEYAHDIHDIVHKWNTQSMKDHLTNFVNVDCPVALDRFRLLERTNSSAPKVYTVPGGSLKPGLINLTCLITGSYPKSSPIEMNLFRDNILLTEMEGVHSSGVRPNEDHTYQLRKTVRIDTSESVVYRCDVNHKSFPKPRNYTWEVKKQEGSNIQIYIGLCIVLLFLLFFKNRCRSEPNKHLAANPGENAALGVQDGGSLIDQGGDATSVDLSTEREVLSNAPDDEGENDEAYGSCGSSDSDLSQIQIT
- the LOC112244620 gene encoding class I histocompatibility antigen, F10 alpha chain isoform X2, which produces MMNPIQYVFIGLLLCSFISQNDVGPTVKHVLEYMYTRFNSSHFEVAGLLDGELVDFYSSALKSPVPKKSWNEENTSFGYNDWQEILSARQEVNTYFLSSAVDLRRHFVKHPLSGDIVQMKLGCTVDITIIESKKTEKVVGFAEFAYDGNTVLFLSDNSSIWIPKDEYAHDIHDIVHKWNTQSMKDHLTNFVNVDCPVALDRFRLLERTNSSAPKVYTVPGGSLKPGLINLTCLITGSYPKSSPIEMNLFRDNILLTEMEGVHSSGVRPNEDHTYQLRKTVRIDTSESVVYRCDVNHKSFPKPRNYTWEVKKQEGSNIQIYIGLCIVLLFLLFFKNRCRSEPNKHLAANPGENAALGVQDGGSLIDQGGDATSDEAYGSCGSSDSDLSQIQIT